A part of Augochlora pura isolate Apur16 chromosome 1, APUR_v2.2.1, whole genome shotgun sequence genomic DNA contains:
- the Rps6 gene encoding ribosomal protein S6 yields MKLNVSFPATGCQKLFEISDEHKLRVFFEKRMGAEVEADALGDEWKGYVVRISGGNDKQGFPMKQGVLTNGRVRLLLSKGQSCYRPRRDGERKRKSVRGCIVDANLSVLALVIVKKGEKEIPGLTDTNVPRRLGPKRASKIRKLFNLTKEDDVRQFVVKRPIQKEGKKERVKAPKIQRLITPLTLQRKRHRLALKKRRCLARKQQAADYAKLLAQRQKEAKNKRQEELKRRRSASMRDSKSSGQSAPTAQK; encoded by the exons ATGAAG ctGAACGTATCCTTTCCGGCAACAGGATGCCAAAAACTGTTCGAAATCTCAGATGAACATAAGCTCAGAGTATTTTTCGAAAAGCGCATGGGCGCTGAAGTTGAAGCTGATGCTTTAGGTGATGAATGGAAGGGATATGTTGTCCGTATATCTGGTGGCAATGACAAACAAGGTTTTCCAATGAAACAGGGTGTTCTGACTAATG GTCGTGTACGTTTATTGCTCTCAAAGGGACAATCCTGCTACAGACCCAGGCGTGATGGTGAACGCAAACGTAAATCCGTTCGCGGGTGTATTGTAGATGCAAACTTATCAGTACTTGCATTGGTTATCGTCAAGAAAGGAGAAAAG GAAATCCCGGGTTTGACCGATACCAACGTACCACGTCGTTTAGGTCCTAAGAGGGCGAGCAAGATTCGcaaacttttcaatttaacgAAAGAAGACGACGTCCGTCAATTCGTTGTTAAACGGCCGATTCAAAAGGAAGGCAAAAAAGAACGTGTTAAGGCACCGAAGATTCAACGTCTTATTACTCCACTTACTTTGCAG cGCAAACGACATAGATTAGCTCTGAAGAAGAGGCGTTGCTTGGCTCGTAAACAGCAAGCAGCCGATTACGCGAAATTGTTAGCGCAAAGGCAAAAGGAAGCAAAGAACAAGCGTCAAGAAGAACTTAAACGAAGGCGTAGCGCTTCAATGCGGGACTCTAAATCGTCCGGTCAGTCGGCACCCACCGcccaaaaataa
- the LOC144468374 gene encoding uncharacterized protein LOC144468374 — protein MMIYRVVSYVMIIVRPANATEVMPFPVVMDYLVDEDKYLFYMVIHQNVAIFLIATIYVATESLFIMWLQHSIGMCELFRYQIEKMVLPELEYISEDLDTYRKKCLTNAVSYHTRAEIFMLCLKNKFSFSYAVLLVFAVISLSINFFRISVAICQTHNIQEMLMALFFSASELVYMFYLNYIVQHLLDYTDDLSLCIYSTPWYNAPVYVQKQLLIIMIRCRERFIFDFYGFYKASIEGFSGLVRCTMSYFMMMTSLQ, from the exons ATGATGATATACCGTGTTGTGTCCTATGTTATGATCATAGTAAGGCCCGCGAACGCAACCGAAGTAATGCCTTTCCCAGTAGTGATGGATTATTTAGTAGACGAGGATAAATATCTCTTTTACATGGTAATTCACCAAAATGTAGCGATATTCTTGATTGCAACTATATATGTGGCTACGGAGAGCCTGTTCATTATGTGGCTGCAGCACAGTATCGGCATGTGCGAACTCTTCAG ATACCAAATCGAGAAAATGGTTCTCCCAGAGTTGGAATATATTTCGGAAGATCTTGACACATAcagaaagaaatgtttaacaaacGCGGTTTCCTATCATACGCGGGCAGAAAT TTTCATGTTGTGcttgaaaaacaaattttcgttCTCGTACGCTGTTCTTCTTGTATTCGCTGTCATCTCCTTGAGTATCAATTTCTTCCGT ATATCCGTCGCTATATGCCAGACACACAATATACAAGAAATGTTAATGGCCCTATTCTTTTCCGCTTCCGAGTTAGTGTACATGTTCTATCTCAACTATATCGTGCAACATCTCTTGGACTATACGGATGATTTGTCTCTATGCAT atATTCCACCCCGTGGTACAACGCGCCAGTCTACGTTCAGaaacaattgttaattataatgatcAGGTGCAGAGAACGATTTATATTCGACTTTTACGGTTTTTATAAAGCGTCGATCGAGGGCTTTTCAGGG CTAGTAAGGTGTACAATGTCTTATTTCATGATGATGACGTCCCTCCAATGA
- the LOC144469171 gene encoding NADH dehydrogenase [ubiquinone] 1 alpha subcomplex assembly factor 4 isoform X1, translated as MMGNIYTFITRPLRSFNIENRAQRVLGKDKPIPAPQYPSTAKQKELVDKLYPNFLEEHYKKDKQLDDRLKNIYVTSNDPMEIVKPVTSTRPLPGKRADAEEYDFSYYDASHTPEGKCSLNQALTFLTNHVQSPDVYTVDKIAAEYKLDKNVVESILKHFTVPIFRDKVTETKQNDSLMF; from the exons AT GATGGGAAACATATACACGTTTATTACACGACCGCttcgttcatttaatatcgaaaATCGAGCACAAAGAGTACTCGGTAAGGACAAGCCAATTCCTGCGCCTCAATATCCTTCAACGGCTAAACAAAAGGAATTAGTAGATAAAT tgtATCCAAACTTCTTGGAAGAACATTATAAAAAGGATAAGCAACTAGATGATCGTTTAAAGAACATTTATGTGACATCCAACGATCCTATG GAAATAGTAAAACCAGTAACATCGACAAGACCATTGCCAGGAAAGAGAGCCGATGCAGAAGAATATGACTTTAGTTATTATGATGCGAGTCATACTCCAGAAGGTAAATGCTCTTTGAATCAGGCTCTGACATTTTTAACTAATCACGTACAAAGCCCTGATGTATATACTGTAGATAAAATAGCTGCTGAATATAAActagataaaaatgttgtag AAAGTATACTAAAGCATTTCACAGTGCCTATTTTTAGAGACAAAGTTACTGAAACAAAGCAGAACGATAGCCTAATGTTCTAA
- the LOC144469171 gene encoding NADH dehydrogenase [ubiquinone] 1 alpha subcomplex assembly factor 4 isoform X3: MGNIYTFITRPLRSFNIENRAQRVLGKDKPIPAPQYPSTAKQKELVDKLYPNFLEEHYKKDKQLDDRLKNIYVTSNDPMEIVKPVTSTRPLPGKRADAEEYDFSYYDASHTPEGKCSLNQALTFLTNHVQSPDVYTVDKIAAEYKLDKNVVESILKHFTVPIFRDKVTETKQNDSLMF; encoded by the exons ATGGGAAACATATACACGTTTATTACACGACCGCttcgttcatttaatatcgaaaATCGAGCACAAAGAGTACTCGGTAAGGACAAGCCAATTCCTGCGCCTCAATATCCTTCAACGGCTAAACAAAAGGAATTAGTAGATAAAT tgtATCCAAACTTCTTGGAAGAACATTATAAAAAGGATAAGCAACTAGATGATCGTTTAAAGAACATTTATGTGACATCCAACGATCCTATG GAAATAGTAAAACCAGTAACATCGACAAGACCATTGCCAGGAAAGAGAGCCGATGCAGAAGAATATGACTTTAGTTATTATGATGCGAGTCATACTCCAGAAGGTAAATGCTCTTTGAATCAGGCTCTGACATTTTTAACTAATCACGTACAAAGCCCTGATGTATATACTGTAGATAAAATAGCTGCTGAATATAAActagataaaaatgttgtag AAAGTATACTAAAGCATTTCACAGTGCCTATTTTTAGAGACAAAGTTACTGAAACAAAGCAGAACGATAGCCTAATGTTCTAA